GATTGAAATGAATTAATTACTTCACCCTCATTAATGGTATACATGCTTTTTCCCTTAAAAACCACAAATTCTCCAAAAGAAAATGGAAGGGTTAAAGATAGAAACTTACTTCTGCTCTTTTTGGCTCCTTTTGCAACTGTCGAGATTCTGCCAAGCTTTTCTGTAAACAACCATACCAGTTTATCATTTTCTTTAAGATCTGAAGTCTTAATTACAATAGCTTTTGTTTTAAAAATTGACAGAAAACCATCTCCTATATATATTATATCCTTAATATAAAAATTATTTCTTATTTATTTATAGCCAAGTTCTCTTAAGAGACTTACGTTATCTCTCCATTCTTTCTTAACCTTCACCCAAAGCTTCAGGTAAACTTTAGCACCCAAGAATTTTTCCATATCTTGTCTAGCATAGGTGGATATTTTTTTAAGAGTTTCTCCACCCTTGCCTATTATTATTCCTTTATGAGAGTCCTTTTCGCAAAGTAGAGTTGCTTCTATATTGTAAATATCCTTTTCATCCTTCTTCATAGTTATTATTTCTACTGCAATACCATGAGGAACTTCCTGTGACAACAATTTTAAAGCTTTCTCTCTTATAGTTTCAGATATTATAAATCTTTCCTGTTGGTCAGTAATCATATCTTCAGGATAGAACTTTGGTCCTTCAGGCAAATGTTTAACCATCAAATCAACAAGCCTGTCAGTGTTTTTTCCTTTTATAGCTGAAATTGGTATTACTTCTGTGAAATCAAAGTGCTCAGCATAATTTTTTAGTGTGGCTGCCACTCTTTCTTCTGTATTTTCATCTATTTTGTTTAAAACCAAAAATACAGGAACGCCTTTCCCTCTCAATTGTTCGAGTATATATTGATCACCTTTTCCAACTTCAACCTCTGGATTAGTTAAAAAAAGCACCAAATCTACTTCTCTTAATGTTTCCTGAGCAACCTTAACCATATATTCACCAAGCTTATGTCTAGGCTTATGAATTCCAGGTGTATCTACGAACACAATTTGATAATTTTCTTTAGTTAGGATTGTTTGTATATTATTTCTTGTTGTTTGAGGTCTATTAGAAACTATAGACAGCTTTTCACCCATTAAGTGATTCATTAGCGTTGATTTACCTACATTTGGCCTTCCAATAATTGTTACGAATCCTGATTTAAACATAGTTAGTTATGCACTCCTTATAAGCTGAAAAGCTTTTTTATTTATTCAAATCCTGCTTGGTAAAGGCGCCAGGCAGTACTTCCTCCAAAGTTTTTACTATATATTCTTTTTCATTTTTTATCAAAATAATAGGAATTGAAGTATCCGCAAACTCAGCAATAACCTGTCTGCAAATCCCACATGGAAAAGTATAGGTTGAAACATCTCCTACTACAGCAACAGCTTTTATAACCTTATGGCCTTCCGATACTGCTTTGAATATAGCAGTTCTTTCAGCGCAGTTGGTAGCTCCATAAGAAGCGTTTTCAATATTGCAGCCTCCGTATATAGAACCGTCTTCTGTAAGTACAGCAGCGCCAACTTTAAAGTTTGAATAAGGTACATAAGCTTGTTCTCTAAATTTTAAAGCTGTAGAAATCAAATCTTTATATTCCATAAAAACAACCTCCAAATTCCAAGTTATACTAAAACTTGTATATAAATTATATCACTATTTCCTGGCATTTCAATGGCATAATGCTAATATCAACCAAAAATCTTAAAAAGCAGGATGGTTATCAAGGTTCCAAAAGCCGCTCCTGCCAGAACTTCAATTACAGAATGTATATGGGAGTCCACTCTGCTCTGAGCTACTATAAAAGCTAAAAGATAGCTTAACAGTATAGCAATCGGCTCTTCTGAAATTAAAGCTATAGTTGTGGCAAGACAGAATGCTATAGCACTGTGTCCGCTAGGCATACCGCCTCTTAAAGGCGTACCTTCTCCAAACACAGCCTTGATTACAAGTGTAGCTATAGAAACAAAAATCAAGATAAGGAATATCATATAAGGATCTGACCCTTTAATCTTTCTTATAACCACTAAGCTTATGTCATGAAATCTGTCCCAGAACAATATGTATCCAACAATGACTGCATTTATTGCAGTTATAAGCACAGCACCAGCAGCAGTATTCTTGGCAACCTTAGCCAGCGGATGATAATAATTAGCTGTTAAATCTATAGCGCATTCTATTGCAGTATTAATCATTTCTGCAACTATAACCATAGTTATTGTAATTGTAAGAAGTAATATTTCGTACTTGGATAAATCGTAAAAAAAACATGCAGTCAACACAAGGAGAGCTGCAATCATATGAATTCTCATGTTCCTTTGGGTTCTAACTGCATGTATAATACCATTTATGGCATAATTGAAACTATCTATAAGCTTTCTAACTTTCATAACACTCTCTCCTAAAGCTATAGGTCTATCTGTCTTACAATATCAAATTTGGCTAGGATGTCCTCTTCTCTTTTTCTCATCAAAACCTTCTCGTCTTCCTGCATATGGTCATACCCAAGAAGATGAAGTACTGAATGAACTGTTAGATAAGCAACTTCTCTTAGGAATGAATGGCCATATTCTACGCTTTGTTCTAAGGCTTTTTCAAGAGAAATGGCAATATCTCCAATTACTAACCGGCCTTCGTTTAAATAGCTGTCTTCAAAGCTTCTTCCTGTATAAACATCTTTGTAGACCTTTTGATAAGGGAACTCCAGCATAGGGAAGGATAAAACGTCAGTTTCCCTATCGATTTCCCTAAAATTTTTATTAAGCTCTCTAATTTCTTCATTGTCTACAAAAACAACGCTAACTTCATAATCTATATCTACCTTTTCTTCTTTTAAGGCATAATCGATTATATGTGTTAAAATATCTTCTAATTCTTTTGTATTTTCTACTTTAGTTTGCCTATTATCTAAAAATATCATACTACAAACTCCTCTTAAAGTTTTGCCTCATGGCTGCTTTTGTTCATTTCCCATTTATCTACCGGATACTCAATTCTTTGATGATAAATTCCCATCAAAGACTTAATAAATGCTTCCTTAATTTTATTTAAATCCTTAAGCGTTAAATCGCAATTATCGAGCTGACCTTCATTAAGCCTAGACTTTATAATATTATCTACCATATTCTCAATTTTAGTCTGGGTAGGTTCCGATATTGACCTTACAGCTGCTTCTACACTATCTGCAAGCATAATTATCCCAGCTTCTTTTGTGAAAGGAATAGGTCCTGGGTATTTAAAATCTTCCTCTAGAATCTCTTCAGGCTTATCGCTTGCATTTTTTGCTGTTACATAAAAATATTTTACTAATGAAGTTCCATGGTGTTGCTCTATTATATCCTTTATAACCTTTGGAAGCTTATAATCCTTAGCAAGCTCCAATCCATCCTTTACGTGAGATGTTATTATTAGAGCACTCAAATTAGGCGTTATTTTATCATGAGGATTCTCATTTCCTACCTGATTCTCTTTAAAGAAATACGGTCTCTTAATTTTCCCTACATCATGGTAGTAGGAACATACTCTTGCTAGAACAGGATTTCCGCCTACTGCCTCTGCCCCAACTTCAGCCAGATTAGCAACAAGAATGCTGTGATGATAAGTTCCAGGGGTCTCCATTAAAAGTTTTTTAAGAAGCGGGCTGTTTGGATTTGAAAGTTCTAAAAGCTTAATGGTTGTTACAATATCAAAGGTAGTCTCAAAGAATGGCAGAAGTCCAATAGTTAATATTCCGGAAAGCACCGTTCCCGCTATAGAAAAAGCTACTTTTATAAAGACATCCCCTGAATTGCTGCTAAGTAAAAATCCTATCGATAGAGTAGCAAGTACTGTTATTACAAAAATATATAAACAGGAATATAATATATCATTTCTCTGGTGAAGCTTCTGCAGTATCAAAGCTCCAACCACAGCATTTAACAAAGCAATAACAACTATTTCAACATTAAAGTTAACTGCTGCACTGATAAGTATTACATTAAGAACACTTATAGTTAAAGAAGCCCTATAATTTAAAAGCAGAGTTAAAAGCATTGGTGCAAATGCAAGAGGTATAAGAAAAGGCGAAACAATGGACAACACTCTCGCAAGAACCAGCATAATACAGTTAATAATATTTATTAAAGCAAGCTTGCTCCAATCTCTGTAAATATCTGTTTGATACTTATACAAATAAAAGCTTTCTAAAAATAGCACTAAGGCTAATAGTATCCCTAAGTTTATATAAACATACCATTCTGATCTTGTATTTGAAGATAAAAGTCCTAAACTATTTAAAAGTGCATATTTCTCCGGTGTGATCTGTTCTCCTTCAGTAACTATGTTTTGATCCTTCTTAACCATCACAGGAGCAGTCTTTTCGATCACTTCGTTCTTCTTCTGATCAGTCTTCTCTTTATCATAAAAAGAATTTGGCTCTACTAGCTTCATGCCTATAGTGGTTCCTAATTCTCTAACATTTTTAGGCAGTACAGAATTGTTAAATTTCATTTGTACACTGTCTTGAGCTCGCTTAATATTTTCACTGTTTTCCTCTGGAGTCAGTTCAGAATTTTTTTTAATTCCAAAGTCATAAACTTCAGACATGGTTTTAACTAAAAAATCTTGAAGACTCTTTAACTCCTGCTCATTCATTTTTACCAAACTTGAATAATCGTCATTAGATAGAGATATCCCTGGCGAGGCTGATAGCTGCGCTATTTTTTCTTTATCCTCTGCATTTAGATTTTTAACCTGCAGGGCCTTTAAAAACAAGTTATCAATAGTATTTATAACCTTACTTTTTACTTCAGAGTTAATGGAATATTGAGGGCCTACTATCTTTAATGCTTCATCAATTCTAGCCTTAGTGCTTGCCTCGTCTTTTATCTCCCTCTGAGCCTTAATTGTAACCTTTGAAATATCTCCAACCTTTAAGTCATAGGTTTTTGTAACTAAAGCAGTTATTAAGATAAAGTACATAAACAAAAATGTGCATAAATATATAATAAAATGCTTTAACTTGCTGACTGATAGAAACTCCTTTAAATTAAGTGTACCCACACTACCCCCACCTTTTGTTATTTATATGCAGTACTTGCTTCTGCTGAAGCTATTCTGAAACCGCAATATCTTCCTCTGCTGTTACGAGAACTCGAACCTTCAAATTATCTTCAATAGGTTCCGACTCTACTTTTTTATCTTTAACAACTACAGCCTTATCTAAGGATTGCAGTATTTTATCATACAGCTCCTTTGACGCTGCGTTAACTACCTCTTGAATATCCAGACCGTAGCTTTTCTCCCTCACTTCATAATAAATTTCTTTTTTTATGAAGCTATCTTTTTCTACTATTTTATCATAACTTTTAAACTTATTTAAACTATTTTTCAAATAAAGCTTTTTACCGAGTATATTAATATAAATATTTTGAATTTCATTTCCGGTTCTTTCTTTTTTTACCCCTTTAATAGGAACAATTTTCATCTCTTCGTAAAAAGTATTTGCAAAAACCTTTCCTTTTGCATGCACCACATATGTACTTCCTTCTTTACCTTGTTCTCCTTTAACTAGAACTTGTCCCGCTTTAACTATATCTCCTGTTTTTACTGCAGGAGTACCTGCCGAAGTATACACCCTTGCTATCTGGCCATCCTTCTTTGCAACCAAGCTTGCAGGATTATTTTCTTGTACAACTTTAGGGGGAGTAACCTTTTCAACAGCGCTTACATAAAGCCTGGCACCATCAATTCTAGCCTTAAAATACATAACATTTTCATTATTTTTGATCATATTTTCCTGAAGCTTATAGACATCAACTTTGTTTTT
The genomic region above belongs to Clostridium swellfunianum and contains:
- the era gene encoding GTPase Era; this translates as MFKSGFVTIIGRPNVGKSTLMNHLMGEKLSIVSNRPQTTRNNIQTILTKENYQIVFVDTPGIHKPRHKLGEYMVKVAQETLREVDLVLFLTNPEVEVGKGDQYILEQLRGKGVPVFLVLNKIDENTEERVAATLKNYAEHFDFTEVIPISAIKGKNTDRLVDLMVKHLPEGPKFYPEDMITDQQERFIISETIREKALKLLSQEVPHGIAVEIITMKKDEKDIYNIEATLLCEKDSHKGIIIGKGGETLKKISTYARQDMEKFLGAKVYLKLWVKVKKEWRDNVSLLRELGYK
- a CDS encoding cytidine deaminase, with amino-acid sequence MEYKDLISTALKFREQAYVPYSNFKVGAAVLTEDGSIYGGCNIENASYGATNCAERTAIFKAVSEGHKVIKAVAVVGDVSTYTFPCGICRQVIAEFADTSIPIILIKNEKEYIVKTLEEVLPGAFTKQDLNK
- a CDS encoding diacylglycerol kinase, producing the protein MKVRKLIDSFNYAINGIIHAVRTQRNMRIHMIAALLVLTACFFYDLSKYEILLLTITITMVIVAEMINTAIECAIDLTANYYHPLAKVAKNTAAGAVLITAINAVIVGYILFWDRFHDISLVVIRKIKGSDPYMIFLILIFVSIATLVIKAVFGEGTPLRGGMPSGHSAIAFCLATTIALISEEPIAILLSYLLAFIVAQSRVDSHIHSVIEVLAGAAFGTLITILLFKIFG
- the ybeY gene encoding rRNA maturation RNase YbeY, which encodes MIFLDNRQTKVENTKELEDILTHIIDYALKEEKVDIDYEVSVVFVDNEEIRELNKNFREIDRETDVLSFPMLEFPYQKVYKDVYTGRSFEDSYLNEGRLVIGDIAISLEKALEQSVEYGHSFLREVAYLTVHSVLHLLGYDHMQEDEKVLMRKREEDILAKFDIVRQIDL
- a CDS encoding HD family phosphohydrolase, with the protein product MGTLNLKEFLSVSKLKHFIIYLCTFLFMYFILITALVTKTYDLKVGDISKVTIKAQREIKDEASTKARIDEALKIVGPQYSINSEVKSKVINTIDNLFLKALQVKNLNAEDKEKIAQLSASPGISLSNDDYSSLVKMNEQELKSLQDFLVKTMSEVYDFGIKKNSELTPEENSENIKRAQDSVQMKFNNSVLPKNVRELGTTIGMKLVEPNSFYDKEKTDQKKNEVIEKTAPVMVKKDQNIVTEGEQITPEKYALLNSLGLLSSNTRSEWYVYINLGILLALVLFLESFYLYKYQTDIYRDWSKLALINIINCIMLVLARVLSIVSPFLIPLAFAPMLLTLLLNYRASLTISVLNVILISAAVNFNVEIVVIALLNAVVGALILQKLHQRNDILYSCLYIFVITVLATLSIGFLLSSNSGDVFIKVAFSIAGTVLSGILTIGLLPFFETTFDIVTTIKLLELSNPNSPLLKKLLMETPGTYHHSILVANLAEVGAEAVGGNPVLARVCSYYHDVGKIKRPYFFKENQVGNENPHDKITPNLSALIITSHVKDGLELAKDYKLPKVIKDIIEQHHGTSLVKYFYVTAKNASDKPEEILEEDFKYPGPIPFTKEAGIIMLADSVEAAVRSISEPTQTKIENMVDNIIKSRLNEGQLDNCDLTLKDLNKIKEAFIKSLMGIYHQRIEYPVDKWEMNKSSHEAKL
- the yqfD gene encoding sporulation protein YqfD, with product MKAMNRFSKYKSGIITIEIQSHIPEKFINLLWKNGVQIKNIRKESITTMYMDISLRDYGSVEDIAHKTRTKVKVVSRKGISFFLIKMRRRAALVGGGAVFAFMLYYLSGYVWKIDIQTESNLSPYEIRQQLTAFGIVPGIKKNKVDVYKLQENMIKNNENVMYFKARIDGARLYVSAVEKVTPPKVVQENNPASLVAKKDGQIARVYTSAGTPAVKTGDIVKAGQVLVKGEQGKEGSTYVVHAKGKVFANTFYEEMKIVPIKGVKKERTGNEIQNIYINILGKKLYLKNSLNKFKSYDKIVEKDSFIKKEIYYEVREKSYGLDIQEVVNAASKELYDKILQSLDKAVVVKDKKVESEPIEDNLKVRVLVTAEEDIAVSE